The genomic segment AAAATCAGGGAAACCGTAAAAACCAATAAAACAATTAAAACTCAAGCCCTGATAGAAAAACTTAACCCTGTAATAAGGGGCTGGGGAAATTACTTCCGGCATTCAGCCAGTAAAAGGACTTTCACCAGTATTGACCATGCAGTATTTGAAATGACGTGGAAATGGGCAAAACGGAGACATCCTGGAAAATCTCTTAAATGGATTAAATCCAAATATTTTCAACAGGAGAAAAACAGGAACTGGGTATTCAAAGAAAAAAGAAACAGACATTCATTATTTAAAATGGATTCTATCCCTATTCGGAGACACATAAAGGTCAAAGGGGAGGCGAACCCCTATGACCCTAAATGGCACGAATATTTTACAAAAAGTGCCATAAAACTCCGAAAGCAAAGCATTAAAACAAGACAGGATATTCTATGGATAGAGCAAAAAGGCATCTGTCCGGCATGTCAAACCGAACTCGACAAAGGGGAGGAATGGCACACACACCACCTGAAACCAAAAAGTAAAGGGGGTAAGGACAACCTGGAAAATCTTATTTTGATGCACTCCGTATGCCGCAGACAGATTCATGCAAACCCGAATACAGGATGTTTGCTGCCGGATGCTTCACGGCATCTAAAATAACTGAAGTCCTGCAAGCTGACTACTTTTCAGAGGATTAAAAAAAATGACTCCAGATAAACATACAAACATGCAAATCAAGGACGATTTGCAAAAGCGGATAAAAGAACTCAACTGCCTTCAGCAGATCGAGCAATTCGCAGGCAATGCGCAGGGAAATCTCAATGACATACTACAGAAATGCGTAGCAGTACTCTCTGCTGCGTGGCTTCATTCCGACAGCGCCGTTGCCAAAATCTGTTTGGATGACAACGTGTACCAGTCAGGGAATATGGATACCTGCCGGACAATCCAGACATCTGAAATCAATGTCAATGGCAGTCCCTGCGGCTCAATCAAGATTGGCTATACCCAGGTCTTTGCCGAGGCCGATGAAGGTCCTTTTCTGGCCACAGAGCGAGTACTCATCGACTTGAGAAAGCGAAGAGCGTTTCAGATTGAGCATGGAGGCGACCAGAGATGGGTTATGGGATTGGAACATACAAACCAATGATATCTATTTCAGTCCCGGTTATTTTGAAATGATTGGTTATCCCCCCGACGAACAAGAAAACAGTTTTGATTTTTGGAAAAACTTATTGCATCCTGATGACAGGGCGCAAGCGATAAAGGCAAATACCGATTGAATTGATGGCTTGACGGAGCAATTTGAAACAGAATTCAGAATGAAAACGAAATCGGGAAACTGGATTTGGGTATTGGGCCGGGGTAAGTGCGTCAAGAGGGATAAAACAGGGAAGACAGTCCGCCTTATCGGAACGCATGTCAACATCACAAAACAAAAAGATACAGAAAACGAGTTGTTGCGATACAAAAACCGTCTTGAAGATTTGGTTGAAACTCGTGAGTGGGATGCACAAGGCGAAATTTTGTTTATGAACAATTACGGACTGGATTTCTTTGGCTTCAAAGCTGAATATCTGGTCGGCCGCAATGTGGTCGGCACCATCGTTGCTCCATCGGACTCGGAAGGATATAACCTTGAAAATAAGATGAAGGCAGTCCAGAAGAATCCGGAAGCGTTTTACAGCTCCGAAAATGAGAACATGAAGAAAGATGGCGGAAAAGTATGGATTGCCTGGACCAACAAGGGAATTTACGATGAGAATGGTCTGTTACTGAAAACATTGAGTGTGGGAATTGACAGAACAAAGCAGCGTGAAAAGGAAATTTTTTGTTATGAAATTTTTGAATAGGTATTTATTATAATTCATTATTTAAAAAGAATATTAAAGAGTTGATTATGGTTAAAAAGATATTTTTATACACTATTCTGACAGCTATCGGAATTATCACTTTCATAGGGGGACTTTTCATTTTCAACGGTCTGGTATTGGCAGACAATGAAAAACCAGTTTCAGGTATCACTTCCCATCCTCCGACATTTGAAAATATGAATTCCAAAGAAATCAGAATCATGTCTTATAACATCGCCAAAGGTTTTATTCATAAAGGCGGCATAAAATTCATTGACAAAAAGACTGCTGAAAAAAGATTTAATGATATTGCAGAAGTAATTATCAAAGAGAATCCCGATATTGTTTTTCTTTCCGAGGCAGTGTTTGAGTGTACCCCGTGCCCAGTCAACCAGATAATATTCTTAGCTGAAAAAGCCGGTATGCATTCATGGGCATTTGGTGAAAACTATAATTTCGGCCTTCCTTTTTACCGTATAGTCGGCGGTAACGCAGTTTTATCGAAGCTGCCGATTAGAACTGTTGCAAATCCCTCATTATCAGGCCGAAAACCTTTTTATATCACAACAAACAACCGGCGTGTTTTATGGTGCAGCCTGAATATCCGAGGACAGGATATACTTGCAGCATCTGTTCATAATGATTCATACAATCGTGCAAACAATCTGACACAAACAAAACAATTGATTGATTTTAAAGGTAACAGAGCGGCAGTTATGGCAGGGGATTTCAATGCTAATCCAGGTGAACCTTCCATAGAGTTTATTCGTAATACAGGCGAGTTAAAAGCTTCATTCGATGGTCCCCCGACATTTCCTTCAAGTAGAGCAAAACAAAAAATAGATTTTATTTTTGTTCCTCAAGAATGGGAATTAATCAGTCATAAGGTAATTCGGACTAAATTATCAGATCATTATCCTATTCTCTCAGTTTTCCGATTGGGTGCATAAAATTGATAAACTCTATAAAACCGGCAGAAAAGTTAACAAAAATTTTAAATCGGAAATGCGTATTGCATTTGACAAAATTTTGCCCAAATGGAATTATTATGCAATTCCGATTGATTAACAAATAATAAATGCAGGGAGAAGATTATGGGTCTTAGTTTTTTAGAAGGAAATGAGGCAATTGCCTGGGGTGCAGTGGCTGCGGGGTGCAGTTTTTTTGCAGGATACCCCATTACCCCGGCCACAACTGTTTTTAATTCCATGTTAAACCTTTTGCCGCCGGCAGGGGGTATCTGCCTCCAGGGAGAAGATGAAATAGCTTCCATAGGCTTTTGCCTGGGGGCTTCAATGGCAGGCAGAAAAGCCATGACTGCCACATCAGGGCCTGGCATAAGCCTTTACAGTGAGCAGATATCCTTTGCCACTGGCAGTGAAATACCCATCGTTATTGTTAATGTTCAAAGGCTCGGTCCTTCAACAGGTTCTGCAACAAAGGGGGCTGACGGCGACATTCAATTCATGCGCTGGGGAAACAGCGGGGGCCAGCCTGTTATTGTGCTTGCTCCTGTTGATGTGGAGGACTGCTATATACTTACCATACATGCTTTTAATCTTGCAGAACAATACAGATGCCCTGTTTTTATTGCTGCAAACAAGGAAATTTCCATGACCCGCGAGAGCGTTGATTTAAAAGCCCTGGATATTCCCGCGATTATAAACCGCAAAACCGGCACTGAAAACAAACCCTTTCTTCCTTTTGGGGTTTCTGACAAATCCCTGGTTCCCGATTTCCTGCCTGTGGGCAGTAAAACCCTTGTGCGACAGACATCCTCAACCCACGGGCCTGACGGATACATAACAGTTGACCCTGGAATAATATCACAGACCCAGGAAAGGCTTTATAAAAAAATATGCTCTGGTATTGATAAATTCACATATTATGAGGCAGATACGGAGCCTGATTCAGATACCCTGGTAATCTGCTATGGTGTTACTGCCCGTGCAGCAAAAACTGCTGTTTATAATTTAAGAAAAAATGGAAAAAAAATCTCTTTGTTAATCCTGAAAACCCTCTGGCCTGTTCCTGAAAAATTGATTTTAAAACATGCCAGGTCCATTAAGCGTGTAATTGTACCTGAGATGAATTTAGGCCAGTATGTCAGGGAGATAGAGAGAATTTTAAAGGGAATAAAGATTGAATTTCTTGGCCGGATGGATGGAAATCTTATAAAACCTGCCCAGATAGAGGAGATGATCTGCAATGAATAATCAAAGTTTATTAAACACCAGCCGGCCCCCTGTATTCTGCCCTGGATGCGCCCATGAACGCATTCTCCATGAACTTGATCTGGCATTCGGCAAACTGGGACTGAATGGAAACGAGATTGTCATAGTCAGCGACATAGGCTGTTCAGGTCTTTTTGATACGTTTTTTAATACCCATGCCTTTCACGGACTTCACGGCAGGGCTCTCACCTATGCAGCAGGTTTGAAAATGGCAAGGCCCGAACTTAATGTTATTGTTACAATGGGAGACGGGGGAATGGGCATCGGCGGTGCCCATCTGCTGTCTGCGTGCCGCCGGAATCTGGATATGACCCTGCTGGTACTCAACAATTTCAATTACGGCATGACCGGGGGGCAGTGTTCGTCAACAAGTCCAAATCATGCGCAGTTAAGCTCAGGATTTCTCAACCAGCTTGAAAAACCCCTGGATATATGCCAGACAGCAAGAGCAGCAGGAGCGGCCTGGGTTAAGCGCTCATCAGCCTATAATAAGGAACTTTCAGAAGAGATTGCTCATGCTGTTGAATTTAAAGGTTTTTCCATTATGGACATATGGGGAATCTGCCCTGGACGCTACACAAAGCGCAATAAGCTTAACCCTAAAATGATAGAAGATGATTTGTCAAAACTAGAGCCTTTACCAGGCCCCATACCTGAAAATTTACGGCCTGAATACAGCCGGGCATATGAAAAAGCTGCAAAAGAACTTGCTCCAGTCCCCTCCCCTGCCCGGATTGAGCCGCAATTTACCAGTACTGAAAAAAAAAGACAGGAAATAGTCCTGCTGGGAGGAGCAGGCCAGCGCATTGTAACTGCCGGGGAACTGCTCTGCATAGCTGGAATCACGGCAGGTCTTCATGCAACCCAGAAAAATGATTATCCCATAACCGTTTTAAGAGGGCATTCCATAAGCGAACTGGTTCTCTCACCTGAAAAAATTGGTTTTACAGGCATAGACAAACCAGATATAATAATTGCACTTGCAGGGGAAGGGGTAAACAGGAGAAAATCCATGTTTCCCGCATTAACAGGCAGTACCCTTATAATTAAAGACAAATCAATAGAAATACCAGAAACCAGTGCAGAAATTGCAGATATTGATTTTAAGGCTCACAATATTAAAAAGCCTGACTGGGCACTGGCAGCACTTGCAGTTATGGCAGCAAGAAAAAGGATTATCACAACTGAAATGCTGAAAGCTGCCCTGGAAATCAAGTTTAAAGGGAAAGTTCTTGATGCTTCAATGGATATAGCCGGTACTTTCGCGGAGAGCCAGTGATTTTAAATATTATCTTTGGAATCATATTTGCTTTTTTTGGTGCTGCTGCTCTGGGTAAGTTCGGCGGGGCAGTTCTGGGTTTTGCTGTGGGGTGGCTGTTTGGTCTGTCCGCAAATCTCAGGACTCAGCTAAAAAAGCTTGAAGCTCGTTTTGAGATATTGGAAATCAGGCAGGAATCCACAAAAATACTGCGTGAGAAAATAAAGCCTGAACCAAAAGATGAAACAGCCCCCCTTTCTGCTGAAAAACCCAAATCAGGGATTCCCATAAAACCGGTTGTCCATGACCAGATAAAACTACAAAATGCAGTCCAAAAGGATTTTAAACCTGATTCAAAACAGCCTCCAAAGCTTATAGATGACATAAAAAGTTTTTTTACAGGAGGAAATATTGTTGTCAGGTTTGGAATTCTTATCCTGTTTTTTGGTGTTGCTTTTTTGCTCAAATATGCTGCCCAGAAAAATATGCTGTCCATTGAAATCCGGATGGCAGGTGCAGCTCTGGGAGGCTTGGTTCTCCTGGTTACTGGATGGGCATTGAGACAAAAAAGAAACGAATATGCACTAATACTGCAGGGGGGCGGTATTGGTATTTTATACCTTACGCTTTTTGCATCAGCAAAAATTTATGGTCTTTTTCCACTTTTTACAGCATTTATAATAATGGCAGGTCTGGTAATATTATCAGGCATGCTGGCTGTGCTGCAGGATTCCCTTGCTCTTGCAGCTTTTGGAACTGCCGGGGGATTTCTTGCTCCTGTACTCACATCTTCAGGAAGCGGAAACCATGTAATGCTCTTTTCCTATTACGCATTTTTAAATGCAGGTATATTCAAAATTGCATGGTTTAAGGCATGGCGTGTTTTAAATCTCATTGGTTTTGTTTTTACATTTATTATAGGAACTGCCTGGGGCCATGAGTATTACCAGGCTGCATATTTTTCCACAACAGAACCTTTTCTTGTTCTTTTTTTTCTGTTTTATGTGTCTATCTCCATTCTCTTTGCCCTGCGGCAGCCCCCCAGTCTTAAAGGTTATGTTGACGGGTCCCTTGTTTTTGGTGTTCCTATCATAGCTTTTGCCCTTCAAAGCAGTCTGGTCAAAGGATTTGAATACGGGCTTGCTTACAGCTCCATTACAGCAGGGATTTTTTATTTACTCCTGGCAATTATTTTATGGACAGGTAAAAAACAGGGGCTGAAAATGCTTGCAGAGGTATTTCTTGCTCTAGGGATTGTATTCTGCACCCTTGCAATCCCCCTTGCCTTAGATAATCGCTGGACATCTGCTGCATGGGCTTTAGAAGGAGGCGCTCTTTTATGGGTCGGTATCCGCCAGAACAGGGTTTTTACAAGAAATTTCGGACTGTTCCTTCAGTTTGCTTCAGGCATGGCTTTTCTTGGTTCAATTGATAATCCTTCCAGAATTCCTGTTATTAACGGCCTTTACCTCGGGGGTCTGGCAATCAGCATAACAGGTTTGTTTTCCTCATTTTATATTGAAAAAAACATGGAAAAACTCAGCACATGGGAAACTCGGTTTCATATTCCCATGATGGCATGGGGACTTTGCTGGTGGTTTGGCATGGGAATTTATGAAATTGACCATCATTCAGCATGGAAACATGAAAAGGATACAGTACTTTTGTTTATTATCCTGAGCTGCGGGATAATGGGACTGCTGTCAGGTAAATTAAACTGGAAACTTATAAAATATCCCTCCATGGGCCTGATGCCTGGATTATGGCTTTTTTCAACAGCTGATTTAACAGGCTATCCCAAAAAGCATCCTTTTGACAAATGGGGGCTTATACCCTGGGCTGCTGCATTTATAGTGCATTTATATCTGATGTATGAATTTGAAGCAAAATGGAAGGAAAATATTGTTAAAATCTGGCATATTGGAGGAATGCTGTTAATTGTATTTATTCTTTCATGGGAAATGTCATGGCTGATTGACTGGATTGTGAATGGAGCAGATACATGGGCTTTAATCCCCTGGGGCCTGGTTCCAATACTTGCTATTACGATTTTTCAGTCATGGGGAAATGAAATTTCATGGCCGGTCAGAAGGTTTTCACATGAATATATGGGAACAGGCTCCGCAATTCTGGCATTTTGTATCTGGCTATGGGTTCTGGCTGCCTGTTTTCATTCAGGAAATCCAAAACCCTTGAGTTATTTTCCTGTTTTCAATCCTCTGGATATATCCCAGTTATCCTGCTCTGTATTATTGCTCAGATGGTTATTTAAACAAAACGTTTTTTCAGGGCAAACCTTAAATGGACTGTATTATGCAGTATCAACAGCAATCTTTATCTGGCTCAATGCTGTAACAGCCAGAACTGTTCACTATTGGGCAAAAATACAGTTTACAGCACACAGCCTCCATAACTCAGCTCTTTTCCAAACCTCAATAACAATACTCTGGACATTAACAGCTTTTGGCATAATGACAGCAGGAACCAGGAAAAAAAGCAGGAAGCTGTGGTTTACAGGAGCCGGTCTCTTAGGTGCTGTAGTTTTAAAGCTATTTTTCATAGACCTTGACGGAAGCGGCACTATTGCAAGGATTATATCGTTTTTAGGTGTGGGGTGCATTATGCTTATTATTGGTTATGTATCCCCGCTGCCTTCCATAAATAGAAGCAATGCAAACTGATGATCTTCAAGACTAGGTTTGAAGTTACCCTTTTTTCAAGCTTCTTTCAAATTCATCCAGTTTATTGTCTCTTTCATTTTTCCAGTCGGAGTATATTTTAAATGCTTCCCTGTTTATTTCCTCTATCGTTTTATTCCTTCTTTCTTCATGCAGTTCATGCCTTATCTCGTGCAAAGCCCACAGAATTCTATCTTCACTTTCAGTGTAGCTGTTTTTATAAATTTCCATATTCTGCTCCTCCGTATAATTCCAGTGAACCGATTCCGATAACCGGATAACCAAGTTTCGTATTGATCTCATATATTTTTTTTATCGGATTCATGCTCACAATATGTTTGAAATTCCATGATGCCAGTGCATCAAGGCGGTTCACAGATGCTGTCGCTATATGATAAGCGTCCTCAGGTTCTGACTTCGGGACTGCCCCTTTTTTGATATATTCGTCCGCCAGCTTCACAGCTTCTTCAGACAGTTCAAGAATTTTGACATTATGGTCAAATATCAGATCTCTTATGTTCTGCTTTTTGATGATGTTCTCCAGTCTGCTGATCTCCTTGAGAGCGGTGGTTCCGATATACAGATCATAAGATGACGCTCTGTTTTCAAACCATTTCTGCGTTACAAGCTGTCTGACGGGTTTGGAAGTATCATAAAATGCACTCGGAACTGATGTGTCAAGATACAGCCTGATTTTTTTTTCTTCGGACATTTTTAACTCTCTCTGATTTATTTAAATTTTTCAACTCATAGACATGAATGCCTGTTTTCACCCAGAGAAGAATAAAAATTCTGGATAAGGTTAAAGTTCGATCCTGGTTCCAAGAACTTCCAGAAATTTTGCCAGCCATTTTGGATGTGCAGGCCAGGCCGGGGCAGTTATCAGATTTCCGTCAACATGAACCTCATCCATTGCAATGTCTATCCATGTGCCACCGCTGCATTGAATATCCGGGCCCACAGCAGGATAGGCACTGCATGTTTTTCCTTTTATCAGCCCTGCTGCTGTCAGAACCTGGGCTCCGTGGCAGATGGCTGCAACAGGTTTGTCTGCATCTCCAAAATGACGGACAATATCTAAAACAGTTTTATTTAACCTGATATACTCAGGCGCACGGCCTCCTGGGATTACCAGAGCATCGTATTGTTCAGGTTTAAGCCCTTCAAAATCAGCATTTAAGGTAAAATTATGCCCTGGTTTTTCACTATACGTCTGATCTCCTTCAAAATCATGAATAGCTGTTCGCACAAATTCACCTGCTTTTTTACCAGGACAGACTGCATGAACAGTATGCCCTGTCATTTGAAGGGCCTGAAAAGGAACCATAACCTCGTAATCTTCTACAAAATCACCAACAATCATAAGAATCTTTTTTGCGCTCATTTGTTTTCTCCTTTAAAATTTATCTTTATTTTTTTAAAATAAAAAATATCCCAATACCCATCATTAAAATACCCATAAGGCGCTTTAAATCTATTGGCAGGCTCTTAAAGCCAAACATGCCAAAATGGTCAAGAAGGATTCCAATTGTAAGCTGGGCAGCTATTATTATTGCCATTGATGCTGTTGTTCCTATGCGGGGAACCGAACAGGTTATGACTGCTACAAAAAAAGCACCCATAACACCGCCTGAAAGCTCCCACCATTTTGCATCAACAATACCTTTTATGGTCCCGCTTCCTGATGCTGATACTATTAAAATAAGGGTAAGAGTGCCTATGGCAAAGGAAATCAAGGCACTTTCTATTACCCCTGTTTTTTGTGCAAGTTTTGCATTGATTGAGGGCTGGATTGTCATTACAATACCGCCCATAAATGTTAATAATACTACAAATAATCTTGACATTACAGACCAAGCTCCAAAGCAATTTCTGACATGGCTTCAAGGCTTATGGAAGTAAATTCATTTAAGGGAATACCAATCTTTTCGCATTCCATTATTCTTTCCCTGCTTACAGCACGGGCAAAATGAGGTGTTTTCATACGTTTTGTTACAGATTTTGTTTTCACGCTTGCAATCTTTTTGTCAGGATAAACCAGGGCTGTTGCCACAATCAATCCTGTTATGGTTTCAGCACAGGTCAGGGCATGTTCAAAAATTGTTGACCGCTCAAGGCCCAGTCCTTCTGCATTATGTTTGCGAATAGCATTTACGATTTCAGGGGATACGCCTTTTGGCTCAAGAAGTTTTGCGCTTACATCACCGTGACTGGCTGAATCTTCGCCTGTTATCTCATAATCAAGGTCATGAAGCAGGCCTGCTATCCCCCATATTTCCGGATCCTGGTCAAATCTTGGTGCAAGGGCGCGCATAATAGCTTCTGATGCCATGCAATGAGCAATTAATCTTTCATTTTTTAAATGCTCTCTTAAAAGGGCAAGGGCATCATCTCTTGTAATTCCGGCATTTGTCTGTTCTGTCATAATCTTTTCCTGTTTTAATATTTATATTTTACAGCAAACCCCGCACAAAGTACATGATTCATTCATGGGGCATGGTTTGGAAGTCCTGTTTTGCAAGGCTTTTTCATATTCATTTCTTAAAAATGATTTATCAATTCTGTGGTTAATAAAATCCCAGGGAAAAACCTCGTCAGATCCCCGTTCTCTGGATATGTAAAAATCAGGGTTTATGGGAGATTCTTTTAAGGTTTTTGCCCAGTTTCCTTTATTTTTATGAGCCATAGATAATATTTGAGAAACCTTTCTGTC from the Desulfonema limicola genome contains:
- a CDS encoding type II toxin-antitoxin system VapC family toxin codes for the protein MSEEKKIRLYLDTSVPSAFYDTSKPVRQLVTQKWFENRASSYDLYIGTTALKEISRLENIIKKQNIRDLIFDHNVKILELSEEAVKLADEYIKKGAVPKSEPEDAYHIATASVNRLDALASWNFKHIVSMNPIKKIYEINTKLGYPVIGIGSLELYGGAEYGNL
- a CDS encoding transketolase C-terminal domain-containing protein encodes the protein MGLSFLEGNEAIAWGAVAAGCSFFAGYPITPATTVFNSMLNLLPPAGGICLQGEDEIASIGFCLGASMAGRKAMTATSGPGISLYSEQISFATGSEIPIVIVNVQRLGPSTGSATKGADGDIQFMRWGNSGGQPVIVLAPVDVEDCYILTIHAFNLAEQYRCPVFIAANKEISMTRESVDLKALDIPAIINRKTGTENKPFLPFGVSDKSLVPDFLPVGSKTLVRQTSSTHGPDGYITVDPGIISQTQERLYKKICSGIDKFTYYEADTEPDSDTLVICYGVTARAAKTAVYNLRKNGKKISLLILKTLWPVPEKLILKHARSIKRVIVPEMNLGQYVREIERILKGIKIEFLGRMDGNLIKPAQIEEMICNE
- a CDS encoding group II intron maturase-specific domain-containing protein, which codes for MEHGKPDCLRKCGNRPARAGDRQAGMGGWKKRMPSCNEADRGSKFALTRKSADFQQVLNHEKGLKRCYRERTVRRQPEAVDGIPGDGKRWNSIIWKEIFKIVNRIQARIVKAVKAGDTKKVRGLQRLLRRSKAAKLMAVRRVTSNRGKFDFLGFNIRKYKGKLLTKPSKSSIASIKEKIRETVKTNKTIKTQALIEKLNPVIRGWGNYFRHSASKRTFTSIDHAVFEMTWKWAKRRHPGKSLKWIKSKYFQQEKNRNWVFKEKRNRHSLFKMDSIPIRRHIKVKGEANPYDPKWHEYFTKSAIKLRKQSIKTRQDILWIEQKGICPACQTELDKGEEWHTHHLKPKSKGGKDNLENLILMHSVCRRQIHANPNTGCLLPDASRHLK
- a CDS encoding thiamine pyrophosphate-dependent enzyme — protein: MNNQSLLNTSRPPVFCPGCAHERILHELDLAFGKLGLNGNEIVIVSDIGCSGLFDTFFNTHAFHGLHGRALTYAAGLKMARPELNVIVTMGDGGMGIGGAHLLSACRRNLDMTLLVLNNFNYGMTGGQCSSTSPNHAQLSSGFLNQLEKPLDICQTARAAGAAWVKRSSAYNKELSEEIAHAVEFKGFSIMDIWGICPGRYTKRNKLNPKMIEDDLSKLEPLPGPIPENLRPEYSRAYEKAAKELAPVPSPARIEPQFTSTEKKRQEIVLLGGAGQRIVTAGELLCIAGITAGLHATQKNDYPITVLRGHSISELVLSPEKIGFTGIDKPDIIIALAGEGVNRRKSMFPALTGSTLIIKDKSIEIPETSAEIADIDFKAHNIKKPDWALAALAVMAARKRIITTEMLKAALEIKFKGKVLDASMDIAGTFAESQ
- a CDS encoding DUF2339 domain-containing protein, whose translation is MILNIIFGIIFAFFGAAALGKFGGAVLGFAVGWLFGLSANLRTQLKKLEARFEILEIRQESTKILREKIKPEPKDETAPLSAEKPKSGIPIKPVVHDQIKLQNAVQKDFKPDSKQPPKLIDDIKSFFTGGNIVVRFGILILFFGVAFLLKYAAQKNMLSIEIRMAGAALGGLVLLVTGWALRQKRNEYALILQGGGIGILYLTLFASAKIYGLFPLFTAFIIMAGLVILSGMLAVLQDSLALAAFGTAGGFLAPVLTSSGSGNHVMLFSYYAFLNAGIFKIAWFKAWRVLNLIGFVFTFIIGTAWGHEYYQAAYFSTTEPFLVLFFLFYVSISILFALRQPPSLKGYVDGSLVFGVPIIAFALQSSLVKGFEYGLAYSSITAGIFYLLLAIILWTGKKQGLKMLAEVFLALGIVFCTLAIPLALDNRWTSAAWALEGGALLWVGIRQNRVFTRNFGLFLQFASGMAFLGSIDNPSRIPVINGLYLGGLAISITGLFSSFYIEKNMEKLSTWETRFHIPMMAWGLCWWFGMGIYEIDHHSAWKHEKDTVLLFIILSCGIMGLLSGKLNWKLIKYPSMGLMPGLWLFSTADLTGYPKKHPFDKWGLIPWAAAFIVHLYLMYEFEAKWKENIVKIWHIGGMLLIVFILSWEMSWLIDWIVNGADTWALIPWGLVPILAITIFQSWGNEISWPVRRFSHEYMGTGSAILAFCIWLWVLAACFHSGNPKPLSYFPVFNPLDISQLSCSVLLLRWLFKQNVFSGQTLNGLYYAVSTAIFIWLNAVTARTVHYWAKIQFTAHSLHNSALFQTSITILWTLTAFGIMTAGTRKKSRKLWFTGAGLLGAVVLKLFFIDLDGSGTIARIISFLGVGCIMLIIGYVSPLPSINRSNAN
- a CDS encoding HDIG domain-containing metalloprotein, whose amino-acid sequence is MTEQTNAGITRDDALALLREHLKNERLIAHCMASEAIMRALAPRFDQDPEIWGIAGLLHDLDYEITGEDSASHGDVSAKLLEPKGVSPEIVNAIRKHNAEGLGLERSTIFEHALTCAETITGLIVATALVYPDKKIASVKTKSVTKRMKTPHFARAVSRERIMECEKIGIPLNEFTSISLEAMSEIALELGL
- a CDS encoding endonuclease/exonuclease/phosphatase family protein, which gives rise to MVKKIFLYTILTAIGIITFIGGLFIFNGLVLADNEKPVSGITSHPPTFENMNSKEIRIMSYNIAKGFIHKGGIKFIDKKTAEKRFNDIAEVIIKENPDIVFLSEAVFECTPCPVNQIIFLAEKAGMHSWAFGENYNFGLPFYRIVGGNAVLSKLPIRTVANPSLSGRKPFYITTNNRRVLWCSLNIRGQDILAASVHNDSYNRANNLTQTKQLIDFKGNRAAVMAGDFNANPGEPSIEFIRNTGELKASFDGPPTFPSSRAKQKIDFIFVPQEWELISHKVIRTKLSDHYPILSVFRLGA
- a CDS encoding DJ-1/PfpI family protein, which encodes MSAKKILMIVGDFVEDYEVMVPFQALQMTGHTVHAVCPGKKAGEFVRTAIHDFEGDQTYSEKPGHNFTLNADFEGLKPEQYDALVIPGGRAPEYIRLNKTVLDIVRHFGDADKPVAAICHGAQVLTAAGLIKGKTCSAYPAVGPDIQCSGGTWIDIAMDEVHVDGNLITAPAWPAHPKWLAKFLEVLGTRIEL
- a CDS encoding DMT family transporter; this encodes MSRLFVVLLTFMGGIVMTIQPSINAKLAQKTGVIESALISFAIGTLTLILIVSASGSGTIKGIVDAKWWELSGGVMGAFFVAVITCSVPRIGTTASMAIIIAAQLTIGILLDHFGMFGFKSLPIDLKRLMGILMMGIGIFFILKK